In one Conger conger chromosome 5, fConCon1.1, whole genome shotgun sequence genomic region, the following are encoded:
- the LOC133128806 gene encoding leucine-rich repeat and fibronectin type-III domain-containing protein 5-like, with protein MTMENLLVYLLVISMAVKAQNCPKRCICQVLSPNLATLCAKKGLLFVPPNIDRHTVELRLGDNFVTTIKRKDFANMTKLVDLTLSRNTISFITPHAFTDLENLRALHLNSNRLTRISNDTFSGMSKLHHLILNNNQLTFIYIGAFNDLLALEELDLSYNNLESIPWEAIQRMISLHTLSLDHNMIDYIPEGTFSLLQKLNRLDVTSNKLQKLPPDPLFQRAQVLATSGIMSSTSFALSFGGNPLHCNCELLWLRRLYREDDLETCATPAHLSGRYFWSVPEEEFLCEPPLITRYTQEMRVLEGQRVTLRCKARGDPEPAIHWISPDGKLVSNSSRALVYSNGTLDILISTVKDTGAFTCISSNPAGEAHQTVELLIIKLPHFTNSTNTMQEPDPGSSDISTSTKFGANSTNHTGDTKASPDKRVAVAEVTSSSALVKFNFQRNIPGIRMFQIQYNGTYDDSLVYRMIPPTSKNFLVNNLAAGMPYDLCVLAIYDDGITSLTATRVVGCIQFTTDSQYLSCHFMQSQFLGGTMIIIIGGIIVASVLVFIIILMIRYKVCNAGEGGKGAQFSDVHSQTNGAQSQGCSVTPSVSKQALGQDVSLYRKASAATAVPTIAVPLDTLTHSSETSLPDCSTTSTSVLSPGWTPVSSGSLKSKRRPAPRPSAETPAEVPPASADTQNTNRNNSTSPRSPGPLPPGRIKDTPILRRAHPKAPHRYLTLPAEGKAQRAKRRYSLNEDLSKHHCYIGSQRRGNMWSKRSMSMSGMLLQQEESDGEGGRDVSAEWILESTV; from the exons ATGACAATGGAAAACCTGCTGGTCTACCTGCTGGTTATTAGCATGGCAGTGAAGGCCCAAAACTGTCCGAAACGTTGTATCTGTCAGGTACTGTCCCCCAACCTTGCAACTCTCTGTGCCAAAAAGGGGCTGCTATTTGTCCCCCCCAACATCGATAGGCACACTGTCGAGCTGCGGCTGGGTGACAACTTTGTCACAACCATAAAGAGGAAAGACTTTGCCAACATGACAAAGCTGGTGGATCTCACCCTCTCGAGAAACACCATCAGCTTCATCACCCCCCATGCTTTCACCGACCTGGAGAACCTGCGCGCCCTGCACCTGAACAGCAACCGGCTGACGCGGATATCAAATGACACCTTCAGCGGTATGTCCAAGCTACACCACTTAATCCTCAACAACAACCAGCTCACTTTCATCTATATCGGGGCTTTCAACGACCTCTTGGCTCTTGAGGAGCTGGACTTGTCCTATAATAACCTGGAAAGTATTCCCTGGGAAGCTATCCAGAGAATGATCAGTCTGCACACACTGAGCCTAGATCACAACATGATTGACTACATCCCTGAGGGGAccttctctctcctgcagaaGCTTAACCGTCTGGACGTCACCTCCAACAAGCTCCAGAAGCTTCCGCCAGACCCCCTTTTCCAGAGGGCCCAGGTCCTAGCCACGTCGGGCATCATGAGCTCGACGTCCTTCGCGCTGAGCTTCGGCGGAAACCCGCTGCACTGCAACTGCGAGCTCCTCTGGCTGAGGCGGCTGTACCGCGAGGACGACCTGGAGACCTGTGCCACGCCCGCGCACCTGTCGGGCCGCTACTTCTGGTCAGTTCCCGAGGAGGAGTTCCTCTGCGAGCCACCTCTCATTACGCGGTACACCCAGGAAATGAGGGTGCTGGAGGGGCAGAGGGTCACCCTCCGGTGCAAGGCCAGGGGGGACCCCGAGCCTGCCATCCACTGGATCTCCCCGGACGGCAAGCTGGTGTCCAACTCATCACGGGCACTGGTCTACAGCAATGGCACGCTGGACATTCTGATCAGCACAGTGAAGGACACCGGTGCCTTCACCTGTATCTCATCCAATCCAGCAGGGGAGGCCCACCAGACTGTGGAGCTCCTCATTATCAAGCTGCCGCATTTCACCAACAGCACAAACACCATGCAGGAACCTGATCCGGGCTCCTCTGAcatctccacctccaccaaGTTCGGCGCCAACAGCACCAACCACACTGGCGATACCAAGGCCAGCCCCGACAAGCGGGTGGCAGTGGCCGAGGTGACCTCCTCCAGTGCCCTTGTCAAGTTCAACTTCCAGAGAAACATCCCTGGAATCCGCATGTTCCAGATCCAGTACAATGGTACCTATGACGACTCCCTCGTTTACAG AATGATCCCGCCTACCAGCAAGAACTTCCTGGTGAACAACCTGGCAGCAGGGATGCCCTATGACCTGTGTGTCCTGGCCATTTACGACGACGGCATCACCTCTCTGACGGCCACCAGAGTAGTGGGCTGCATCCAGTTCACCACGGATTCCCAGTATCTCAGCTGCCACTTCATGCAATCCCAGTTCCTCGGCGGCaccatgatcatcatcatcgGGGGCATCATCGTGGCGTCTGTGCTGgtcttcatcatcatcctcatgaTCCGCTACAAGGTGTGCAACGCTGGCGAAGGCGGCAAGGGGGCGCAGTTCAGCGACGTCCACTCCCAGACTAACGGGGCCCAGTCGCAGGGCTGCTCGGTCACGCCCTCCGTCTCCAagcaggccctggggcaggaCGTCAGCTTGTACCGCAAGGCGTCCGCCGCCACCGCCGTGCCGACAATCGCGGTGCCCCTCGACACGCTGACCCACTCCTCAGAAACCTCCCTCCCGGACTGCTCCACCACCTCCACGTCCGTACTCAGTCCCGGCTGGACCCCCGTGTCCTCCGGCTCCCTGAAGTCCAAACGTCGACCAGCGCCCAGACCCTCCGCAGAGACTCCAGCCGAGGTGCCGCCGGCCTCCGCCGACACGCAGAACACCAACCGGAACAACTCCACCTCCCCACGCTCCCCTGGCCCCTTGCCCCCCGGGCGTATCAAGGACACGCCCATCCTCAGGAGGGCCCACCCGAAGGCCCCCCACCGGTATCTGACTCTGCCGGCCGAGGGCAAGGCGCAGAGGGCCAAACGCCGCTACTCGCTCAACGAGGACCTTTCCAAGCACCACTGCTACATTGGCTCCCAGAGGCGGGGCAACATGTGGTCCAAGCGGAGCATGTCCATGAGCGGGATGCTGCTGCAGCAGGAGGAGTCGGacggggaaggggggagggacgTTAGCGCCGAGTGGATACTGGAAAGCACCGTATGA